The Brevibacillus humidisoli DNA segment ACGGCCAATCCTCCACCCAACCCTACCACGATCAGCAAGAATAGCTGGATCATGCTCATGGTTTGGTCTTTTCGTTCTCCTTGTTTTCGTACTGCAAGTAGTACTGGTCAACGTTTTGCTGATAGAGAAACAATTCCACTTCCAACGGACTTGGTTCTTCATTGATCCGCTTTCGAAAGAGATGATTAAAAAACAGCACCATCCCCAATCCGATCCCCAAAGAATAGGGAATCTGCAGCAGCAGCGGCTGTTGATTGTGCTCACCCGTAATCAGATAGTAAAGTCGCTGATGGACCTGAAGCATGCTGACATCCGTGTGAAAGTTCATGATGGCTAATCCCGAGCCGATAAACAGAACCACCCACACAAAACCTACCAATAATAAATTGGGATTCCGGTGCGGACGGGCCACTTCCACGATTATTTGTGGTGCACCCTGAACCTCTAGTGGCACTTCGGGAAGCATCTGCCGCAACTTGCCGATCACCTGCATAATATCAATGATAATCAAATCCCCATCTTCCGGTTTGACTTGGTAAACGTGCAGTTTGGCGATACCCTTTTCTTTTTCTCCATCCCAGTACAGCTGGCAGATATCGCCAAGCGAGATCACTGCACCTGGTTTGACTGACAGACGCTTGCGCAGGCGCAGATACAACGGCTCGCTCATCAAGCTCCCTCCTCTGACAGGCTGGTTATAGGCTAGTATGTGCCCCGGACAACAGGAAAATGCAACAGGCGCGCGACCCTGACCCCCATGCCAAGAAGGAGGACAAAAAAAGACCAGATCAAGCTACTGCTCAATCTGGTCGCGTATCGTTTTTAAGATTCGTTTTTCCAACCGAGAAACCTGCACCTGTGAGATGCCCAGACGCTCCGCTACCTCCGACTGCGTCTGATCCCTGTAGTACCTGAGGTAGACGATCAGTTGTTCTCGCTCGCTCAGCCGACTGATCGCATCTTTGATCGCGATCTTGTCAAACCATTTTCCCATGTTGTCATCAGCAATCTGATCAATCAGCGTGATGGGATCTCCGTCGTTTTCAAACACGGTTTCGTGGATCGAAGAAGGTGCCCGGCTTGCCTCTTGGGCAAACACAACATCTTCCGGGCTGATGCCCAGCGCTTCGGCCACTTCGCCCACAGTAGGCGAACGTCCGAAGTGCTTATACAGCTCGTCTTTGGTGCGGCGCACCTTGTTGGCCGTCTCTTTTAGCGAACGGCTTACTTTTACCGTCCCATCATCTCGCAGGAAACGCTGTATCTCGCCGATAATCATCGGCACTGCGTAAGTGGAAAACTTGACGTCATAGTTCAGGTCAAACTTGTCCACGGCTTTCAAAAGCCCGATACAACCGATCTGGAACAAGTCATCCGCTTCATAGCCACGGTTGATAAACCGCTGTACGACTGACCACACCAAGCGGATGTTGCTGTTTACCAGACATTCGCGGGCCTCGGCATCCCCGCTTTGACTCTTTGCAATCAACTTTTTTACTTGTTCATTCGTCAAAAACGGCTGACCTGGTTGTTTGATTTCAGCTCCCATGGCATTACCCCTAGTTTTGCATGGCTTTTGCGAAGGAGAGACGCTTGGTCATGCGTATTCTCGTTCCTTTTCCGACGCTGGTTGCCACCTCGATTGAATCCACAAAGTTCTCCATAATGGTAAAACCCATACCCGATCGTTCCAGCTCCGGCTTTGTCGTGTACAGCGGCTGCATCGCTTGATCCAGGTCGTCGATGCCCTTCCCGTTATCTTCAATGACCAGTTCAATTAAGTCATCCTGGATCGATACCTCAATGTAGACGATCCCCTCCGGATTTTCTTCGTATCCGTGGATGATGGCATTGGTGACCCCTTCTGATACGACCGTCTTGATCTCTTCCATCTCCTCCATCGTCACATCCAACTGGGAGATAAACGATGCGACAGCGACACGGGCAAACGATTCATTTTGGCTGAGGGCAGCAAACTGGAGGCGCATGAAATTCCGCAGACTCACTTACGCCACCCCCAATACGTGCAAAGCTTCTGCTTCGCTCTCACGAAACTTGATCACTTTAAACAGTCCCGACATTTCGAAGATCCGTTGAACGGTCGGATTGATCGAACAAACAACCATCTCTCCCGAACGGGCTGATACCTGTTTATACCGCCCAAGAATCACACCGATTCCGGAACTGTCCATAAACTCCAGGTCTTTTAGACTTAGTACAATGTGACGTATATCCGCATTACGAAGAACCTCATCCACTTTGTTACGCAGATCGTTAGCCGTGTGATGATCCAGCTCTCCTCGCAGGCGAACGACGAGAACATCGTGTTTCGTCTCCATGTCGACAGACAGACTCATGTTCGGAACACTCCTCTTCCCGTTGATAGACTCTCTTTTCTCCGCACCAGCAGGCAATTCCTCCCAGTCGACAAAAGAACAAAAAAATCGAGAAGCCATGTCGATTCCGGGACATCTCGATTCTTTGCGTAGATTGTCAGGAGTGATAGTGGATCAAGATTTGCTTGGATGTTCGCTTGAGAATCTCCCACAGGCTTGCTTGCTGTATCGTTTTTTCCGGATGCAGATCGATACGGGCAACCTCGACTCCATCCTTTTTGATGAATATATGACCGATCACCTCTTCCTTTTTCAAAGGAGCCTGGACAAATGACTTGACCACCACTTCCCGTGTAAACATCTCCGGTTTTTCGCCGCGTTTGGTAAGCAGACTCACATCTTGCGAGGTGACCGCATTGACTAGCGGTTCTCGTCCTTTATCGACCGAAAGCTGCTTTACGGGTTCCCCTTTTTTGTAGATAGGGTACACTTGGTAATGATTAAAGGCGTAGTTGAACATGGCGGTTACTTCACTGTTGCGTGTTTTGGTGTCCGGTTCGCCAAGCACCACGGCAATCACCCGCATGTTGTTCCGTTTCGCCGTAGCGGACAGGCAGTATTTGGCTTGTGAGGTGTAGCCCGTTTTTAAACCGTCTACCCCCTCATAAAAACGTACCAGTCGATTGGTATTGACCAACCAGAATGGATTGTTGCTTTCCTTGCGAAGGTAATCCTGATAGATTCCCGTATACTTGGTGATCAGTTCGTATTTCAGCAGTTCTCGCGACATGATCGCGATGTCGTGGGCGGTTGAGTAGTGGTCGGGAGCGGGCAGTCCGTTCGAGTTGACAAAATGGGTGTTTTTCATCCCCAACTGCTTGGCCCGCTGGTTCATCTTGGCGACAAACGCTTCTTCTGTTCCGCCGATGTGCTCAGCCATTGCTACGGAAGCATCATTGCCGGACGCGACCGCGATTCCTTTGATCATATCTTCTACGGTCATCGTTTCACCAGCTTGCAGGAAGATCTGCGAGCCACCCATGGAAGCAGCGCGTTCACTGGTTCGCACGGTATCCGTCAACTTCAACTCTCCGCGGTCAATCGCTTCCATGATCAACAGCAGGGTCATAACCTTGGTGATGCTGGCTGGAGGCAGTTTTTGGTGACTGTTTTTTTCGTACAGAACGGTTCCTGAATCCATCTCCATCAGAATGGCTGAGGTGGCCTTTGGCGCCATATTCAACTCAGGAGCTGCTTCCGATGCAGCCAGGACTGGCGAGGAAAAAAAGACGAAACAAAGGATGGTACAAACCAGACTGCGATATCTGCTTTTCATGACGCTCTCTTCCCTCCATTTCATGCTCTTATTCTCTCCAAGGATAGAGGAAAATATTCACAAAAAAGAGGGTGTCCCAAAAGCCATGAATAATGGCTGAGGGATCCCCCTTTTTTTTCAATCTAGAAAAACAAAAAGAAACCATCCTTTGGTAAAATGTAAGTGCGACCCAACACATACAAAAGGAGTGGTTTCTTTGTACATTCAATATACCATGGATCAACTTTGTTTACCAATGGATGTAGAAGAGGACATTCCCGCCAATCATCTCGTTCGTGTGGTCAACGCCGCTGTCAATCGTCTCGACGACGCCATCTTTGACGCGGCTTACCCCGGAGGCGGACGAGACAGCTATCACCCCAAGATGCTCACCAAAATCATCATCTATGCCTACACCCAGCGCATCTACTCTTCTCGCCAGATTGCCAAGGCCGTCCGTGAAAACATAATGTTCATGTGGATCGCAGGCAGACAACGTCCGGACTTCCGCACCATCAACCGCTTTCGCTCGGAACGAATGAAACCCGTACTGGAGACTGTGTTTACCGCCATTCTTCAATTCTTGGTCGAGGAGAATTACGTGCAGCTGGAGCATTACTTTGTGGACGGTACCAAGATCGAAGCCAATGCGAATCGGTATACGTTTGTTTGGGGAAAGGCTGTCGTCAAGCACAAAGCCAAGCTCCAGGAGAAAGTGAAGACCTTGTTTGCCACCATTGAGGAAGCCGAAAAGCAAGAAGAAGGAGCGCACGGGGGCCAAGATCTTCGCGAGCTGGGCGAGTCCTCTACCCTCACAAGTGAAAAGCTGGAGCATGCCGTCAAGCAATTGGAGGAACGCCTGCAGGAGAAGCCAAAAGACAAGCCACTAAAGAAGGCGGTTCGCACCATCCGCAAAGACCTGCTTCCTCGCCTCCAAAAGTATGAAACACATGAGAAGATACTAGGCACTCGAAATAGTTACAGCAAAACGGACCCTGACGCTACCTTTATGCGAATGAAGGAAGACCACATGCGAAACGGCCAGCTCAAACCTGGCTACAATGTGCAGATTGGCACCGAAAATCAATTCATTGTCGGCTACAGTGTGCATCAGCGGCCGACCGATACGCGCTGCTTTATCCCTCATCTTGAAAAAGTAAAGGCGCAGATCGGAAAGCTACCGAGAAGCGTCATCGCAGATGCGGGTTATGGCGGCGAAGAGAATTATGACTATCTCGAACAAAACGAAGTCGAAGCCATCGTCAAATACAGCACGTATCACCGCGAAAAAAGCAAGGCATGGCAAAGGGACATCAGCAAGATCGACAACTGGACGTATAACAGTGAGCAAGATACGTGGACATGCGCAGCGGGGCAAACCCTCCATTTCCGAAGAGAGAGCAAGGAGAAAACGGAAAGTGGATACGAAATCGTGTACCGTCATTACAGAAGCGCCGGTTGCGAGGACTGTCCGTTGAAGTCTCAGTGTACGAAAGCCCAAGGCAATCGCGAAGTCAAAGTCAGCATGAAGTATTTGCGGCTAAAGAACCAAGCAAAGCAGAAGCTCCGCAGCGAAGAAGGGTATGCCCTGGCAGTGAGGCGCATGATTGAGCCGGAGCCCGTGTTTGGTGCTATGAAGAACAATCGAGGGTTCAAAAGGTTCCTGCTTCGAGGCTTACCGAAAGTAAGTCTGGAGGTCGGGTGGCTTTCCCTTGCCCACAATTTGCTCAAGAAGGCTGCAGTGGACGCCCAAAGACAAGGAGCTAAGCGAGAACAGGTCGCTTAGCTCCTTTGTTTTTTGTTTCTTCCGAGACTTATCTAATTTTTTTTCTGATGAGGTCGTTCCTAAGTTTACTTTTGGGACACCCTCGTTAGTCCTTACGAGATGACGAACCGTTTCACTTGTTTGGCTAGATCGTCGGCTAGTTTCTTCAGATTCTCTACGTTTTCCGTCATCTGGGCAATCGAGTCAAGCTGCTGATCGATCGTCCCCACTACGCCACCGATGGAGCCGTTGATTTCATCTGACATGGCAGAGAGTCGCTGCATGGAGGAGATGACCACCTGATTGCCCGCCGCCATTTCCTCCGAGGTAGCCGTCATCGCTTCACTCTGTTCGGCAGCTGACTGAATCTCCCGGAGAATGTGCTGGAAAGACTCCCCTACTGTTTCGACTGCGTTCAGTCCGTCGCCAACCATTTGTACGACTTGGTCCATGTTGCCGCTCATATCAGTAGCTTCTTCGTTAATCGAGTGGGCGATGTTGGCAATTTTTTCTGAAAAGGCACTGCTTTCCTCCGCCAGCTTGCGTACCTCGCTGGCCGCTACGGAAAAACCTCTCCCCGCTTCTCCCGCGCGTGCCGCTTCGATTGCAGCATTGAGCGCAAGCAAATTCGTCTGGGATGCGATCGTCGTAATCATCTCCACGATGCTGGTGATCTCCTTGGCTCGGTCGCGGAGGCTGTGCATCCGTTTTGTCGTCTGCTCCACTTCCGTAGTTACGTTCCTCACTTTGTCGATTACTTCTTGTACCAGGGTGACTCCGCTCTGTGCACGTTCAAATGTACGAGTGGTCGCCGTTGAAGTAGACTCGGCTGCAATCGCCACCTGTTCGACGCCCTGTGAGATCTCTGTCACGGTGGCAGCTGCTGACTGGACCTCTTTCGTCTGCTGACCGACCCTCTCCGAAATCACACCAATATTGTCGGAGATCTGATCAACAGCCTGCCGGTTTGATTGGGCGAACACATGGAGATCCTCTGCCGCTTCGTTTAGATGAGAGGCTTGCCCCTGTACCAAAGAGATCAAACCGCGTAGTTCCCCTACCATCCGGTTCATCGTTTGGCCAAGCAGTGCCAATTCATCGTTTCCGCGCACATCTACCTGTATATTGAAGTCTCCACTGCCGATGCGCTGCATGTCCTGGGCGATCTGATGAAGGGAGCGGCGAATGCGCCGTGCAAACCACCAAATGCAAAGTGCAGCCAGCAAGATGATCGGAATACTGATCAGCAGGAAAAACTGCCCCATATGATCCACTTCACCGTAAATCTCATCAACGGAGGTGGTAAGCACGATGTTCCAGCCAATGGAAGGGATTGGCGCAAATGCAGCAAAGGAAGAATCACCGTTTCGGTCATAGATCAAACTGCTGCTTTGCTGCTGTTTCATCCGTTCCAACATTTCCTGATAAGCAGGATCTTTGTGCAGTTCCAGCGTGTTGTTGTGTTTGGTGTCACGATGTGCGATCACCAAGCCATTTCCATTGACCATGTAGGCGTATCCCTGCTCCATGAATGGAATCGCGGATACTTTATCGATAAGCTGCTGAATGGAGAAGCCGACAACGAGAACACGACTCGGGTCACTATTTTGATCACCGATTGGAGCTGCGATGTAGAGGACGCTTCGCTCCGCACCGGGGACAATTTCTTCATCTGATATGTATGTCGCTTTGGTTTGCACAGCCTGTTTAACGTACTGTTTGTCGACAAAGTTCTCATCGATTTTGCCTGTCAGCGAAAACAACTGTTGGCCTGTCGTTCCGTTCAACAGGAATACCTTGATCACCTCTGGATGGCTTTGCGCCAAGAGACGGAACTGCTCCAGAATCAACGTCTCCAAATCGGTGGTCATCACCCGTTTGGATGCCGTCGCTTTCGTCGAGTTGATCAATCCTTGCAACCATTCTTCCGTGCTGGCACTGTGCTGCTCTGCCAACATTTTAGCCTGTCTGGAGGTTATGCTCATCAACGTTTCTTTGGAATACGTCAAGGCAATGAATTGAGATAATACCATAATAAGGATGACAAGAACAATTCCAAACCCAACCATCTTTCTGGCAAGCGAACCGTTCATTTGCTTCATCTGCTCCGGTTTGCCATCTTCGTTTGACCATTGCTTCTTCTCTTTGCTCCCCAACAGCCGACTCCACCCTTTTTGACTAGGACCAAGGAACTCTCTTTTTTTCGTCGTGGTCATCATGAAGCCCCCTTTCATACATGCCGGATCCAATAATAAATTCTCTTTTTCCCGTAAAAATCCTTCTTTTGAACCAATTTTCCATCAGGTCTTCTGGATCATTCCCTTGTATCCTTTTTCATTTGCAGTAGCTTGAACAGAGGTTACTTAGAAAAGACCATAAAAAATAAGACGGGTTCCCTAATGAGAAGGGATCCCCTCTGTCGTTGTTCATCAATCTCACATCATTGCTTTCTTGGTCTTCCTTGCTTTTTTGCTGCTGTTTTTTTATGTTGGATCGACTAAGAGGCCGAACGTTCGGTAACCCGCTGCAGCCGCTTCCGCTCTTGATACGTACGACACTACAATGATAAATGGCACAAGCGTGAGCAGGATCAGCAGCATGCCATCCACAAACGCCCACGAGAAAATGGATTGATGATATATGTTGCCTACAATTCTGACGATGAAGTCGATGGCGATTTGAAGTTGAAACGCGTAAAAGAACCAAACCGTCCATCCCAAGCCAAAAAGATAAAACCAACCGTACCATTGAATCACCTTTTTTTCATGATCGGTTACATACTCCCACATGGCTAGCTCATCGTCCGAGAGTCTAAAGAAAAACCTGCGCAAATAAAGCCTTGTGTTGGCGAGCAAGTTCTGACAGCGGAACAGTGTAGTAAAAACGTAATATATGTCGGTCTCCATAAAAAACATGAATTGAAAAACGAGCGACATGATGATGATCAGATTCACCATCTGCAAGAAGGCAACGACCTCGATGGGGACCGAAAGCCACCCTACATCGTGTGCAAACAGAACCCAGATTCCAAGGGACAAAAAAGTCACATCCCATGCCATCCCCGCGAAGTAGGCCCGGTATCGTTTTGCAGGGGGAAGCAGCACGATATTGGACATGTTTGTTTCAGCAACGGCAAAAACAAGCCGATGGCTGAGTCCGATGCGACTGCCCACTCCGAGGGAACGAGCGGCCATCAAGTGAGCCAATTCGTGTAAAAAGACCAGCACCCAACCTGTGGCAAAAGCAACAATCAGGGATATGGACAGGGAAGGGGAGAAAAACAGATCGGCATGCTGTGGAATCAACCCTGGCTGCAGCAGACAAAGCAAGACAGCGGAGAGAAATAGGATGAGATATAGACCAAACGAGATACGAGTTTTTCTTCGACGATTTGTTTCACTTCGGCGACCGTCTTTCCCTGATCAAGCAGATGAATAATCTGTACTCCGATAGTCGGGGTACAATGTAGTTGCTCACATCGGGTCGGCCAATTAAGATTTCCTCCTCGTTCTCCTCTCTAGACTGCAACTCGTGCATGATGAGGATGCTGTCTTCCGATACCTGCACGGTCAGCACTCCTTTCTCTATCCTCTACGAACGAATTCGGGAATGCCCGTATCATATTGCCCCAGTACTTGAAAGATACGGTGTTCACCCGTCCCCCTCCCGCATGTCGGGCAATCGGCTTCATTCCTTCCCCATTCGATGACTGTATTCTTCTCAAAGGTATGTAAACGAATCGAGATGATTTTATTCAGAGACTGAACCTCTGCAATCCCCGTTATCAGATTCATCGCTTCTGCTGCGATCATACCGGTTGTGATCATCACATTGGGACAGACAGCGGCGGTGGGGTGGCGATAATTGGATTCCATCACTTCTGATAAAAAGCGAGGATAGCTCTCTTCCCTGCTGCGGTGCAAATGCAGGCAATCGACACAACCGGTCTACCCGGGAATGATGGTGTATACCATTCCCTCTGTCAGATTGATGCCTCCCCCGATCAAGGGAATACCCAGCTCTACACACGCCTGGTTGACCATACGCTGCAGAATGACAAATGGTTGATCAGCGGCTAGCAAGACAAGATCGCTCCCTTGTATCGCTGTACGAATCTCGTCTACCGATCTCAATTGGACAGAAAGCGTCTCAATCGCAAGGTCAGAATTGAACTCATTGACGAAGGTTTGAGCAACCTCTATCTTTTTGCGTCCTATATCACCCTCTTTAAACATGAACTGCCGGTTTAAATTACTCAACTCTACTGTATCAAAATCCAAAATCCGGATATGGCCAAATCCCAGCCCGGTCAAATTAACCAGAATACTGGAGCCAAACGCTCCCATGCCAAGGACAGTGACCCTTGTTTGCAAAAGCTTTTCCTGTACGGCGTACGGACTGTAGTGTGCATCGGTAAAAAAAGAGAAATAGCGAACGTTGGCTTTATATCTCTCCCGTTGCCGATCTGTCAAGCTATTTTGGGTGCCGAACGATTCATTCTCGATAAACCCAAGAGTATTTAATTCATCAATAGCCTCCTGAACATCTTCCAAGTCTAACTCCCGATACTTCAACAACAGCTCGTTGTGAATCACTTCCACCGATCGACTTCCATCCAACATTTTTGTCAGTTCGCTTACAAATCCTATTTCATCTTCTACATCAACCGCAATCCCGGGAACATCGCCCAGACGAAGCGAACGATCGTCAAACCGGTAAATGGGGTGAATCGCTTTAAATTTGGGATACAAATCTACCGCCACTCGCCTCTCCTCCCCCAAAAATGAAGTAAGAAGAGAGACGGCATAAGACCATGCCGTCATCTCTTCGTGTCAAAAACCTGAACGTGATTCATCTGAGGTGTTTAAACGTTGGACGTGAAAACCGTCGTGCGAACACTTTCCACTTTTTTTGCCTTAATTTTCATAAATTCTAAACTCACAAAATATTTTGTATTTTATTACAATTTTTATTATAAAGACAATCCTGTGCCTGTCAATAATATTTTTTTGATTTAAGATTTTTTGTTTTGCTCCAAGGAAAAAAAGAGCCTGAAAATCGGTACTTTATCATACCGATCCCCAGGCTATAGAAACAATTCCTGCTTTTTTTGTCCTACACGGTCACTATCTAGTAGACAGTCGACAACTACCTAATCGTGTGTACGATTTCAACATGGACTAACTGTACAGATGACAAGCCGCATAGTGTCCTGGCTCTACCTCTTTCCACACTGGTTCGATCTCCGCACACTCCGGCATTGCTTTCGGACAGCGAGTCCGGAAATGACAGCCGCTCGGCGGGTTCATCGGGCTAGGGACATCACCTTCCAGGACAATCCGCTCCCGCTTCCGCTCAATCTCCGGATCCGGGATCGGAATCGCTGACAGGAGGGCTTGTGTATAAGGGTGGAGCGGTTTGTCGTACAACTTGTCGCTCTCAGCAATCTCCACCATTTTCCCCAAGTACATCACGCCGACACGGTCGGAGATGTATTTCACCATTGACAGGTCATGGGCAATAAACATGTAGGTCAAGCCCATTTTTTCCTGAAGTTGTTCCAACAGATTGACTACCTGCGCCTGCACCGACACATCAAGTGCCGAGATCGGCTCGTCACAGACAATAAACTTCGGCTCTACCGCCAAGGCACGGGCAATCCCGATCCGCTGACGCTGTCCCCCGGAGAATTCATGAGGGAACCGGTTCATGTGCTCAGGGTTTAGGCTGACGAGCGAAAGCAGTTCTTGAATCCGCTCTTTCCGTTTTTGGCCTGTTGCCAAGCCGTGGATGTCCAATGCCTCTCCGATGATGTCGCCAACGGTCATCCGCGGGTTAAGGGATGCGTACGGGTCTTGGAAGATCATCTGCATGCTGCGCCGCATCGCCTTCATTTCCTGTGCATTCAGCTGATTGATGTTTTTGCCGTCAAATATTACTTCGCCTGCTGTCGGCTCATACAGACGCAGAATGGTTCTGCCTGCCGTCGACTTTCCGCAGCCTGATTCACCTACGATCCCCAGCGTTTCGCCACGCTTGATATCAAAGGTGATGTCATTGACCGCCTTTAACGTATGGTCGCCTACTTGAAAGTATTTCTTCAGGTTGCGAACCTGTAACAACGCTTCTTGATTTGACAAAGTTGCCCCTCCTTCCTAAGAACCAACTCGGCTTTGTGCGAGCGGATGCTGCAGCCAACAAGCCGTCTTTTGTGTTTTGCTTACCTCACCTAGTTCGGGATCGATCTCCTGGCACACCTTCATCGCTGACTCGCAGCGGGCAGTGAATCCGCAGCCCACCGGCGGTCTCAACAGGTCCGGCGGCGTACCGAAGATCGGGGTAAGCGGTTCGTCCTTGTTCAGGTCGAGGCGCGGAACTGAACGAAGCAGCCCTTTTGTATAGGGATGCTGCGGGTTGTAGAAAATATCGTCAACCGTTCCAGTTTCAATCACTTTCCCGGCATACATGACGATGACCCGGTCACAAACCTCGGCAACAACCCCCAAATCGTGGGTAATCAAGATAATGGAGGTATCCATTTTCTGCTGCAAGTCTTTCATCAGTTCAAGGATCTGCGCCTGAATGGTCACGTCAAGTGCTGTCGTCGGCTCGTCGGCGATCAACAGCTTGGGTGAGCAGGCGAGCGAGATCGCGATCATCGCACGCTGACGCATTCCACCGGAAAATTGGTGAGGGTACTGATCGATCCGTTTATCCGGCTGAGGAATCCCAACCATCTCAAGCAGTTCAACAGCGCGGCTGCGAGCTGCCGATCTACTCATTTTCTGGTGCTTGATCAAGCCTTCAACGATCTGGTTTCCTACCGTCATCGTTGGATTAAGGGATGTCATCGGATCCTGGAAGATCATGCCGATATCTTTTCCGCGAATTTCTTCCATGTCCTTGTTCGATTTTTTGACTATGTCCTGCCCTTGAAAGAGGATTTCCCCTGATTTGATTTCACCTGGAGGCATCGGGATCAGCTTCATCAATGATTGTGCGGTCACCGACTTCCCACAGCCGGACTCGCCGACAATCGCCACTGCCTCCCCTTTATTCACGTGAAAGTTTACGCCGCGAACAGCTTTTACTTCACCGGCATAGGTGTGAAAAGATACGTGCAGATCGTTTACTTCGAGTATGCGCTCCATTATGCTCCCCCCTATTTCCGCAGTTTTGGATCTACGGCGTCGCGTATACCGTCACCTAACAAGTTAAATGCCAGCATGGTGATACTGATGAATATAGCCGGGAACAGCAAACGCCACGGGTAGTAGCGCATCGCAGATAATCCCTCGGAAGCCATCGTTCCCCATGATGCGACCGGTGCGGAAACACCAAGACCGAGGAAAGA contains these protein-coding regions:
- a CDS encoding ABC transporter ATP-binding protein — translated: MSNQEALLQVRNLKKYFQVGDHTLKAVNDITFDIKRGETLGIVGESGCGKSTAGRTILRLYEPTAGEVIFDGKNINQLNAQEMKAMRRSMQMIFQDPYASLNPRMTVGDIIGEALDIHGLATGQKRKERIQELLSLVSLNPEHMNRFPHEFSGGQRQRIGIARALAVEPKFIVCDEPISALDVSVQAQVVNLLEQLQEKMGLTYMFIAHDLSMVKYISDRVGVMYLGKMVEIAESDKLYDKPLHPYTQALLSAIPIPDPEIERKRERIVLEGDVPSPMNPPSGCHFRTRCPKAMPECAEIEPVWKEVEPGHYAACHLYS
- a CDS encoding ABC transporter ATP-binding protein; translated protein: MERILEVNDLHVSFHTYAGEVKAVRGVNFHVNKGEAVAIVGESGCGKSVTAQSLMKLIPMPPGEIKSGEILFQGQDIVKKSNKDMEEIRGKDIGMIFQDPMTSLNPTMTVGNQIVEGLIKHQKMSRSAARSRAVELLEMVGIPQPDKRIDQYPHQFSGGMRQRAMIAISLACSPKLLIADEPTTALDVTIQAQILELMKDLQQKMDTSIILITHDLGVVAEVCDRVIVMYAGKVIETGTVDDIFYNPQHPYTKGLLRSVPRLDLNKDEPLTPIFGTPPDLLRPPVGCGFTARCESAMKVCQEIDPELGEVSKTQKTACWLQHPLAQSRVGS